The DNA window TTGCCAGGATGGTTCTTGAACATCATGAGAGGATGAATGGTTCGGGATACCCGAATGGGTTAACGGGAGACAATCTTCTCGTGGAATCACGGATCCTGTCTGTCGCCGATGTGGTGGATGCCATTGCTTCCCACCGACCCTACAGGCCGGCCTGGGGAATTAATGTAGCAATGTATGATATTAAAGGAACCAGGGGCATACTCTATGACCCTGAAGTAGTGGATGTCTGTTTACGGCTCTTTAATGAGAAAGGTTATAAGATGTCAGATGATTAACAATAACCGATTGGAAATGTTCTATAAGTAAGGCAAAAAAAGTCAAAAAACGTAACTTACACATAATAAGAATCATGTCTCAAAGTCTGATAGGCCCCCCTTGGTTAATTCATCAGCCTTACGCTCAAATTCTGCTATAACCTGAGCACCCAACAGAAGGATTAACGCTGCAGCCTCTATACTGAGAAGGAACACTACAACTGTGGCGAAAGAACCATAAATTAAATTTACAAAGGATATGGACGAGTAATACCAGACAAGTATGCGACGGGTGATCTCCCATAAAATCGTTGCGGTAATCCCTCCGATCAGAGCATGATGAAAGGTAATACGCCCCACAGGCATAACCAGATAGAGTGACGTGAGCATAAGCACCTCACCAATCATCCCCAGTATATACAGCACAACTCCGGGGGTGTTTTCAAGGCTCAAACTCCATCCAAAAATTATCAATTGCCTGTCTGCCAGTATCTCTAATGTCCCTGCAATAAACGATACCAGGAATATACCCAGAGCGATCAAAAAGATATA is part of the Deltaproteobacteria bacterium genome and encodes:
- a CDS encoding YihY/virulence factor BrkB family protein produces the protein MNKLHNIIREVGRLIDFLVRILRGFKRNQGILLSGAVAYYTLLSIVPMSILILIVLSHFIDEGQLVHTLSRYLEMMIPGYAATLTDQARVFLEHRKVIGIIGFLVMLFFSSIAFTVLENAMSVIFFRRVRILRRHFLVSAIIPYVYIFLIALGIFLVSFIAGTLEILADRQLIIFGWSLSLENTPGVVLYILGMIGEVLMLTSLYLVMPVGRITFHHALIGGITATILWEITRRILVWYYSSISFVNLIYGSFATVVVFLLSIEAAALILLLGAQVIAEFERKADELTKGGLSDFET